A single region of the Syngnathoides biaculeatus isolate LvHL_M chromosome 17, ASM1980259v1, whole genome shotgun sequence genome encodes:
- the drg1 gene encoding developmentally-regulated GTP-binding protein 1 yields MSILAKIAEIENEMARTQRNKATAHHLGLLKARLAKLRRELITPKGGSGGGTGEGFDVAKTGDARVGFVGFPSVGKSTLLSNLAGVYSEVAAYEFTTLTTVPGVIRYKGAKIQLLDLPGIIEGAKDGKGRGRQVIAVARTCNLILIVLDVLKPLLHKRLIEHELEGFGIRLNKQPPNIGFKKKDKGGINFTATCAQSELDGDTVKTILSEYKIHNADITLRSDATADDLIDVVEGNRVYIPCIYVLNKIDQISIEELDVIYKVPHCVPISAHHRWNFDDLLEKMWDYLKLVRIYTKPKGQLPDYTSPVVLPDQHTAVEDFCLKIHKNLIKEFKYALVWGSSVKHNPQKVGKDHVMEDEDVIQLVKK; encoded by the exons ATGAGCATACTCGCCAAAATAGCAGAGATTGAAAATGAG aTGGCCAGGACGCAAAGGAACAAAGCCACCGCTCACCACTTGGGTCTGCTCAAAGCACGTCTGGCCAAGCTAAGGAGGGAGCTCATCACACCAAAGGGAGGCAGCGGTGGCGGCACTGGAGAAG GTTTTGACGTGGCAAAAACTGGCGACGCCCGTGTTGGCTTTGTGGGTTTTCCTTCAGTGGGCAAGTCGACATTGCTGAGCAACCTGGCAGGGGTCTACTCCGAGGTTGCCGCCTACGAGTTCACCACCCTCACAACGGTACCTGGAGTCATTCGCTACAAAGGAGCAAAAATCCAG CTTCTGGATCTCCCTGGAATCATTGAAGGGGCGAAAGATGGCAAAGGCAGAGGCAGACAAGTTATTGcag TGGCTCGAACTTGCAACCTCATCTTGATAGTGTTAGATGTGCTGAAGCCTCTTTTGCACAAGAGACTGATAGAACACGAGCTGGAGGGCTTTGGCATCCGACTGAACAAGCAGCCGCCCAACATCGGCTTCAAGAAAAAGGACAAAGGCGGCATCAACTTTACAGCCACC TGTGCACAAAGTGAGCTGGATGGGGACACAGTGAAGACAATCTTGTCAGAGTACAAGATCCACAATGCCGACATCACCCTCCGCAGCGATGCCACTGCAGATGACCTCATCGATGTTGTGGAGGGAAATCG GGTGTACATCCCTTGCATTTATGTACTGAACAAAATCGACCAGATCTCTATCGAGGAGCTTGACGTCATCTACAAGGTCCCGCATTGCGTGCCCATCTCAGCCCACCACCGCTGGAACTTTGACGACCTGCTGGAAAAGATGTGGGACTACCTCAAGCTCGTACGCAT CTACACTAAACCCAAAGGGCAACTCCCCGACTACACGTCCCCCGTTGTCCTGCCCGACCAGCACACCGCCGTCGAGGACTTCTGCCTGAAAATTCACAAGAACCTCATCAAAGAATTCAAGTA CGCACTGGTGTGGGGATCGTCTGTCAAACACAACCCTCAAAAAGTTGGCAAGGATCACGTGATGGAAGACGAGGATGTTATTCAGTTGGTGAAGAAGTAA
- the stard7 gene encoding stAR-related lipid transfer protein 7, mitochondrial has product MFHSVPRRVSTEVGVRSLRRAVREDGARGSGSWLGEAAGLLLSTLHRVGVLETSTRSKQRSKGLLSIFADHCGFVTGQRLRRACRIAELYSNLYSEKTRWTLAGNLWRRFQSKHSSPGKLIAALAGVFMWDKEKIQDEEMHRCGLELQALETVKSLNGLAGPASGHAEPGWEVVMEKKDFRVWKRPIPDSHLYEYRVLGSYTDVTPRQFFNVQLDTEYRKKWDGLVIKLEVVDRDVNTGSEVLHWATHFPYPMYSRDYVYVRRYEVNLENNLMILVSRAVQHPRVPESQDFVRVHSYQSKMVIRPHKSFDENGFDYLLTYSDDPQTAFPRYCVSWMVSSGMPDFLEKLHTAALKAKNLEVGIQDYAGVIKSNDNVGRQQNPERHSAEKKHTGGPGQMFA; this is encoded by the exons ATGTTTCACTCAGTCCCGCGTCGTGTCAGCACCGAGGTGGGTGTGAGGTCACTCCGGCGGGCTGTGCGGGAGGACGGCGCCCGAGGCTCTGGGTCGTGGCTGGGAGAGGCCGCTGGCCTGCTCCTGTCCACTCTCCACAGGGTGGGCGTCCTCGAGACCTCCACCAGATCGAAGCAGAGGAGCAAGGGCTTGCTGTCCATATTCGCCGACCATTGCGGCTTTGTCACCGGCCAGAGGCTTCGGCGTGCTTGTCGGATCGCCGAGCTATACTCCAATCTGTACTCGGAGAAGACCCGCTGGACCCTGGCGGGCAATTTATGGCGCAGGTTTCAGAGCAAGCATTCGTCCCCGGGCAAGCTGATCGCGGCCCTTGCAGGGGTCTTCATGTGGGACAAAGAGAAGATTCAAGATGAGGAAATGCACAG ATGCGGGCTGGAGCTGCAGGCCCTTGAGACCGTCAAGAGCCTCAACGGACTCGCAGGCCCAGCGAGCGGTCACGCCGAGCCCGGCTGGGAAGTTGTGATGGAGAAGAAGGACTTCCGAGTGTGGAAACGGCCCATCCCCGACAGCCACCTCTACGAGTACAGAG TGTTGGGCTCATACACAGATGTCACACCGAGGCAGTTCTTCAATGTGCAG TTGGATACAGAGTACAGGAAGAAGTGGGACGGTCTGGTGATCAAACTGGAGGTGGTGGACCGAGACGTCAACACGGGCTCCGAAGTCCTGCACTGGGCAACGCACTTTCCT TACCCGATGTACTCCAGGGACTACGTATATGTTCGACGCTATGAGGTCAACTTGGAAAACAACCTGATGATTCTCGTGTCCAG AGCCGTGCAGCATCCTCGAGTTCCCGAGTCTCAGGATTTTGTGCGAGTCCACTCCTATCAATCCAAGATGGTCATCCGTCCGCACAAGTCCTTCGATGAG AACGGATTTGACTACCTGCTGACGTACAGCGACGACCCTCAGACAGCCTTCCCTCGTTACTGCGTGAGCTGGATGGTGTCAAGTG GCATGCCTGACTTCCTGGAGAAGCTTCACACGGCCGCATTGAAGGCCAAGAACTTAGAGGTGGGCATTCAGGACTACGCTGGCGTCATCAAGTCCAACGACAATGTGGGCCGCCAGCAGAACCCGGAGCGCCACTCCGCCGAGAAGAAACACACCGGCGGTCCCGGCCAGATGTTCGCCTGA